One part of the Terrimicrobium sacchariphilum genome encodes these proteins:
- a CDS encoding GumC family protein, protein MPKDDGENLTSKPAVNLSFRDDTHGDLFDSERWFNLLRSKAWLIAAVAVVVVIGAAAYAFRLPKIYESRALLQVEQLAQKVVDIADVSQENPQSTDFLKTVVEALKSRKLLARVVKAEGLDKDPDFAPPRKDGSPYSEIELVDKLAQKIDVQLIRGTRLVQIVVEDKNPEKAQKIAATFVKEFFRENFDQKLALSRVANEFLQDEADKLKVKLEASERKLQAYREDNKAVSLEERQNIIVEKLRELNSKVTEAKSKRLQLEADIDQLKRVEKGNLDALLAINSVSNLPQVALIREQLLNAEGDLAGLKERYLPKHPKYIAASMRIANLRQSLATEATQASETLSRLYEAAKDSEVKLEAALQEQEAKALELNKVAIPYNVLQRDVESDRALYESVTKRLKETAITQGIEQAPYRVIEEPMVPNVPSKPRIKLILLVSLVAGLGLGVALVVVIDLLDASLRTVDEAESYLGLPALTAVPEQRSKSVGEQVAEAWNDKTLGSLPKDLAQKQVLEPLRRSLNRKEREAQLKKHPLIFVEDPSSMQAEAIRTLRTSISLLGKQDDRKTFLFASAIPQEGKSFTSLNFAHALAQKGLRTVVIDADLRRPRLKDDLLPDAGDIDGLTDYLSGGAPLDQVVRKTDQDNLFLLPAGHRAPNPSELLGGSEFREMLAKLLLTYDRVVVDSAPVNAVSDALLIASCVDTACLVVRAGKTPKKASLRAVKQLQKSGAKLAGFIFNRLPVGGRSAGYYYYYYGGEYSKNSVYGEKSV, encoded by the coding sequence ATGCCGAAAGATGATGGCGAGAATCTGACGAGCAAGCCCGCCGTGAACCTGTCGTTTCGCGACGATACCCATGGCGATCTCTTTGATTCGGAACGGTGGTTCAATTTGCTCCGCTCGAAGGCATGGCTGATTGCTGCGGTTGCCGTGGTAGTGGTGATCGGCGCAGCGGCTTATGCCTTCCGGCTTCCGAAGATCTATGAGTCCAGGGCCCTTTTGCAGGTGGAACAGCTTGCCCAAAAGGTGGTCGACATCGCGGATGTATCTCAGGAAAATCCTCAGTCCACGGACTTTTTGAAAACCGTGGTGGAGGCTTTGAAAAGCCGCAAGCTGCTCGCCCGGGTCGTAAAGGCGGAGGGACTCGACAAAGATCCCGATTTTGCTCCTCCGCGGAAGGACGGCTCACCTTATTCGGAAATCGAGCTGGTGGATAAGCTGGCGCAAAAAATCGATGTCCAGTTGATTCGCGGAACGAGGCTGGTCCAGATTGTCGTGGAGGACAAGAATCCTGAGAAGGCGCAAAAGATTGCGGCGACGTTTGTTAAGGAGTTTTTCCGTGAGAACTTTGACCAAAAGCTGGCTCTGTCCCGGGTCGCCAATGAATTCCTGCAGGACGAAGCCGACAAACTGAAGGTCAAGCTCGAGGCTTCTGAAAGGAAGCTGCAAGCCTATAGGGAGGACAACAAGGCCGTGTCCCTGGAGGAACGGCAGAACATCATCGTGGAGAAGCTCCGGGAACTGAACAGCAAGGTTACCGAGGCCAAGAGCAAGAGACTGCAACTGGAGGCAGATATCGATCAACTCAAGCGGGTAGAAAAGGGAAACCTCGATGCGTTGCTCGCGATCAATAGCGTCAGCAACCTGCCGCAAGTGGCTTTGATCCGAGAGCAGCTGCTGAACGCGGAGGGTGATCTGGCCGGCCTAAAGGAGCGCTATCTTCCCAAACATCCGAAGTACATCGCGGCCTCCATGCGAATAGCGAATCTCCGGCAATCGCTCGCGACCGAGGCGACACAGGCGAGCGAGACGTTGAGCCGACTGTATGAGGCGGCGAAGGACTCTGAGGTCAAACTGGAAGCTGCCCTTCAGGAACAGGAGGCAAAGGCGCTGGAACTGAATAAAGTCGCGATCCCGTACAATGTGTTGCAGCGCGACGTCGAGTCGGATCGAGCGTTGTACGAGTCTGTAACGAAACGCTTGAAGGAAACTGCCATCACGCAGGGGATCGAGCAGGCCCCGTATCGTGTGATCGAGGAGCCGATGGTGCCCAACGTTCCATCCAAGCCAAGGATCAAGCTCATTCTCCTCGTGTCGCTTGTGGCGGGTCTGGGGCTGGGAGTCGCATTGGTCGTCGTGATCGATTTGCTGGACGCCTCCTTGCGCACGGTGGACGAAGCGGAGAGTTATTTGGGACTCCCTGCACTTACTGCTGTGCCTGAGCAGCGGTCGAAATCGGTGGGAGAGCAGGTTGCGGAAGCGTGGAATGACAAGACCTTGGGATCCCTGCCGAAAGACCTGGCCCAAAAGCAGGTGCTGGAGCCCTTGCGGCGCAGCCTGAATCGGAAAGAGCGCGAGGCTCAACTCAAGAAGCATCCCTTGATCTTTGTCGAAGATCCCTCATCGATGCAGGCGGAAGCCATTCGCACTTTGCGTACGTCGATTTCCTTGCTTGGGAAGCAGGACGATCGGAAGACGTTCCTTTTCGCCAGCGCCATCCCGCAGGAAGGGAAGAGCTTCACCTCGCTGAACTTCGCGCATGCTCTAGCTCAGAAGGGGCTTCGTACCGTCGTCATCGATGCCGACTTGCGGCGTCCGAGGCTGAAGGATGACCTCCTGCCTGATGCGGGCGATATCGACGGGCTGACAGACTATCTGAGTGGCGGAGCACCTCTCGACCAGGTGGTGAGGAAGACCGACCAGGACAATCTCTTTCTCCTTCCCGCCGGCCATAGGGCGCCCAATCCGTCGGAATTGCTGGGAGGCAGCGAGTTTCGGGAGATGCTCGCAAAACTTCTCCTGACTTACGATCGTGTGGTCGTCGATAGTGCGCCGGTGAACGCGGTGAGCGATGCCTTGCTGATAGCTTCCTGTGTTGACACTGCCTGTCTCGTCGTGAGAGCCGGCAAGACGCCCAAAAAAGCATCCTTGCGAGCCGTCAAGCAGTTGCAAAAGTCCGGCGCAAAGCTGGCGGGATTCATTTTCAACCGCTTGCCCGTGGGCGGGCGCAGCGCTGGCTACTACTATTACTACTACGGAGGCGAGTACTCGAAGAACAGCGTCTACGGCGAGAAGAGTGTCTAG
- a CDS encoding polysaccharide biosynthesis/export family protein: MKSLIGLLIAGALVMGSGTQVSAQATNEESSNYKLTANDLLDFRVFQEPELDAVVRISGDGTATFPLVGNVTIGGKTISEAIDILKSRYKDGYLVSPQVNLTVRAYAKQRFTVLGQVQKPGAYEMQGTESVSLLQAIGLAGGYTRIADPANITVKRRESDGKERVIRFNAKRMARGGDDASFMLKAGDVVTVGESLF, encoded by the coding sequence ATGAAAAGTCTCATCGGTTTACTGATAGCAGGAGCCTTGGTGATGGGCTCGGGGACACAGGTTTCCGCGCAAGCGACGAATGAAGAATCGTCCAATTACAAACTGACGGCCAACGACTTGCTCGACTTTCGAGTATTTCAGGAACCCGAGCTCGATGCGGTTGTCCGTATCTCTGGCGATGGGACTGCGACGTTTCCCTTGGTAGGAAATGTGACCATCGGTGGAAAGACGATCAGCGAGGCAATCGACATTCTCAAGAGCCGCTATAAGGACGGATATCTTGTCAGTCCCCAGGTAAACCTCACGGTGCGAGCCTATGCGAAGCAGCGGTTTACCGTGCTTGGACAGGTGCAGAAACCTGGGGCGTATGAGATGCAGGGAACCGAATCGGTCAGCCTGCTCCAGGCTATCGGGCTGGCAGGAGGGTACACCCGTATTGCCGATCCCGCGAACATCACCGTGAAACGCCGTGAAAGCGATGGCAAGGAACGGGTGATCCGGTTCAATGCCAAACGCATGGCGCGAGGAGGTGATGATGCTTCCTTCATGCTCAAAGCTGGAGACGTGGTCACCGTGGGAGAGTCCCTCTTTTGA
- a CDS encoding outer membrane beta-barrel protein: MNHINRTEGDPALPALPAVEKASGIGSGMRGQILTTGLALGLIAAVTGTVSLSFAQTINPTQPSAVMNPNPSTQTRDLYHPLAPTIPGENLGSEAAAAAVAPLQPTPEAVPDSETGVGADIDASAPPVEIDGKAVAEAQRRLWRIRPKAGAAMVYDDNIFISNTNRVADVIWSVTAGLAFEMGDYRNLKENFLIAEWYGTGYFYTQNPQQNAFNQAAALLGQYRWNKLTGQVESRYQYLTGPDREVGAFTDRQLFVNAIRFNYDYSDKTTFDAEFLQNTQIFKSYLNQYDYRLKLGGDYRILPKVKLGGEGVAGILDVAEGPLQYYQQLRGRLRYEATGKLTFKTSAGIEFRQFEGESDFKVEPVFSLGLEYAPFDGTLISLTGYRDVIGSNSLEGQNYVATGVQISIQQRVLQKFFLGVAFGYENDTYFATESNIDSDRVDNYIFARPSISYNVADWVKTGVFYEYRNNDSNISSNSFYDNRVGVEMNLAF; encoded by the coding sequence ATGAACCATATCAATCGTACGGAGGGCGATCCCGCTCTCCCGGCTCTGCCTGCGGTGGAGAAAGCATCTGGAATCGGCTCGGGCATGCGCGGGCAGATCCTGACGACGGGATTGGCCCTCGGGCTGATCGCCGCTGTCACGGGTACTGTCAGCCTGTCGTTTGCACAAACGATCAATCCGACCCAGCCCAGTGCTGTCATGAATCCCAACCCGAGCACCCAGACGCGGGATCTTTATCATCCGTTGGCACCAACGATTCCCGGGGAAAACCTGGGGAGTGAGGCGGCAGCTGCGGCTGTAGCCCCTTTGCAGCCGACGCCTGAGGCGGTGCCTGATTCCGAGACCGGAGTCGGCGCCGATATTGACGCTTCCGCCCCGCCGGTGGAAATCGACGGGAAGGCCGTGGCCGAGGCCCAGCGACGTCTCTGGCGCATCCGGCCCAAGGCCGGGGCCGCCATGGTCTATGACGACAACATCTTCATCTCCAACACGAATCGTGTTGCCGATGTGATTTGGAGCGTCACGGCTGGACTGGCTTTCGAGATGGGCGACTATCGCAATCTGAAGGAGAACTTCCTCATCGCGGAGTGGTACGGGACGGGTTATTTCTACACCCAGAATCCGCAGCAGAATGCCTTTAACCAGGCGGCGGCTCTTCTCGGGCAGTATCGCTGGAACAAGCTGACCGGTCAGGTCGAAAGCCGGTACCAGTACCTGACTGGCCCGGATCGCGAAGTCGGAGCATTTACGGATCGCCAGTTGTTCGTGAACGCGATTCGCTTCAATTACGATTACAGCGACAAGACCACGTTTGACGCCGAGTTCCTGCAGAATACGCAGATCTTCAAATCCTACCTCAACCAGTACGATTATCGACTGAAGCTGGGAGGTGATTACCGCATCCTGCCCAAGGTGAAGCTTGGAGGTGAGGGAGTGGCCGGCATTCTTGACGTGGCTGAGGGTCCGCTGCAGTACTATCAGCAGCTCCGTGGCCGTCTCCGCTATGAGGCGACTGGCAAGCTGACCTTCAAGACAAGCGCCGGTATCGAGTTTCGTCAATTTGAAGGCGAGTCCGACTTCAAGGTCGAGCCGGTGTTCTCCTTGGGGCTCGAGTACGCACCGTTTGACGGGACGTTGATCAGTCTCACCGGGTATCGTGATGTGATCGGGTCCAACTCGCTCGAGGGTCAGAACTACGTCGCCACGGGTGTGCAGATCTCGATCCAGCAGCGCGTGCTTCAGAAGTTCTTCCTCGGTGTCGCCTTCGGATACGAAAACGACACCTACTTTGCGACCGAGTCGAATATCGATTCCGATCGCGTGGACAACTACATCTTCGCCCGTCCTTCGATCAGTTACAATGTGGCTGACTGGGTCAAGACCGGTGTCTTCTACGAGTATCGCAATAACGACTCGAATATCAGCTCCAACAGCTTTTACGACAATCGCGTTGGAGTGGAGATGAACCTGGCGTTCTAG